One Bacillus sp. FJAT-52991 genomic region harbors:
- the thiD gene encoding bifunctional hydroxymethylpyrimidine kinase/phosphomethylpyrimidine kinase produces MTVCKALTIAGSDSGGGAGIQADLKTFQELNVYGMSALTAVTAQNTLGVHGVYPLSVEAVEKQIEAIGEDMGTDALKTGMLFSSEIIRAVAKQIEKYRWEKVVVDPVMIAKGGASLLQEEAIQAMKEVLLPLAMVITPNIPEAEVLADMNIRNLEDRKIAAEKLYHAGVKNVVIKGGHVNDGDELINLLFDGNDFTYVKSSRISTKNTHGTGCTFAAVMTAEIAKGQTVQQAVETASAFVHAAIEQDLHIGNGHGPTNHWAFKQGPLHEKEHQ; encoded by the coding sequence ATGACAGTATGTAAAGCATTAACAATTGCAGGATCAGATAGCGGCGGCGGAGCGGGGATACAAGCAGACTTAAAAACCTTTCAAGAGCTTAATGTATATGGAATGTCTGCTTTAACCGCCGTAACTGCTCAAAATACACTTGGGGTTCATGGCGTGTATCCATTATCGGTTGAAGCCGTCGAAAAGCAGATCGAAGCTATTGGCGAAGACATGGGGACTGATGCACTAAAAACCGGGATGTTATTCAGTAGCGAAATTATTCGGGCGGTTGCTAAGCAAATTGAAAAGTATCGTTGGGAAAAAGTTGTCGTTGATCCGGTCATGATTGCAAAAGGTGGAGCTTCTTTATTGCAGGAAGAGGCTATTCAAGCGATGAAAGAAGTGTTGTTGCCGCTAGCGATGGTCATTACACCTAACATACCTGAAGCTGAAGTGCTTGCAGACATGAATATTCGCAACCTTGAAGACCGCAAAATAGCCGCCGAAAAATTATATCATGCCGGCGTGAAGAATGTTGTCATAAAAGGTGGACACGTGAATGATGGAGATGAATTAATCAATCTTTTATTTGACGGAAATGACTTTACTTATGTCAAAAGCTCGCGGATTTCCACGAAAAATACACATGGAACGGGCTGCACATTTGCGGCGGTAATGACGGCTGAAATAGCAAAGGGTCAAACGGTGCAACAAGCGGTAGAAACAGCTTCCGCATTCGTTCATGCAGCAATTGAACAGGACTTGCATATCGGCAACGGACATGGGCCGACGAATCACTGGGCCTTTAAACAGGGCCCGTTACACGAAAAGGAGCATCAGTAA